Within the Deltaproteobacteria bacterium genome, the region CTTCTACATAATCTGTGCCATCGCAGAGATCAACCGGACCCCCTTCGATATGCCTGAGGCAGAGGCGGAGCTGGCATGCGGCTACAACATCGAGTACAGCAGCATGAAGTTCGCCCTCTTCTTCATGGCGGAGTACACACATCTGGTGGCGATATGTGCCATCGCTACGACCCTCTTTCTCGGAGGGTGGCATGGTCCATTCTTGCCCCCATCACTGTCTTGGATCTGGTTCGTGGTAAAGACAGGTATCCTGGTATACTTCTGTATCTGGGAGAGGGGGACCTTTCCACGGCTGAGGTACGATCAGATCATGAAGCTCGGCTGGAAGGTCCTTTTGCCCTTGGCCTTGGCCAATATATTCTTCACTGGTTTGATTATGGTCCTTTAAAGGGAGTGTAGAGCGATGATCATCCCACTCTTGAAAGGATTGAGGCTTACCCTAAAGAGGTTCTTTTCCCGTCCGGTGACCATTCAGTACCCTGAGCATAAGCGGGAGGTGGCCCCCAGGTGGAGGGGAATCCATTACTTTGAGCGAAACGAGAAGGGTGATACCCGTTGTGTGGCCTGTGGGCTCTGCGTGACCGTCTGCCCCTCTAATGCCATCCGTCTGGTGGCCGTGGAGTTAGAGGGGGGAGAAAGATATCCCGAGGTCTATGAGATAAACGCCATCAGGTGTATCTATTGTGGTCTCTGCGCCGAGGCCTGCCCGGTGAACGCCATCAAGTTGGGGAGGAACTATGAGTTTGTGGATTACCAGCGGGAAGACTTCATCCTGGATAAGGGGAGGCTTCTGGCCTCTGCCCCGAAGGAGGTATAGATAGTCATGGGGACCTTCTTTTATTGGATCGCCTTTATCCTGACCGCCCTGATTGCCATCTTTGCTGCGGTGATGGTGATTACCCGCCGCAACCCCATCCACTCGGCCATGTTCTTGGTCCTCAACTTCCTCTGCATCGCTGTGCTCTATCTGCTCCTCAACTCCCAGTTTATCGCCATCGCCCAGGTGTTGATCTATGCCGGGGCCATCATGATGTTGGTCATCTTCGTCATCATGTTGCTGAGTGTGGAGGAAGAAGAGAGGACTTACAAGATCCGGCTCTCCCCCGCCACGGTGATAGGGATGGTCCTTGTCATCATCCTCTTTGCCCAGCTCATCTATGGGATTGCCCTCAAGGTATTGCCAGGGGAAAGTGGAGAGTTTACCCCGGAGAGGATCGCTCAACTGGGCGAGGTCAAGGCAGTGGGAGGATTGCTGTTTACCCGCTTTCTCTTCCCCTTTGAGGTGGCCTCCATCCTGCTGTTGGTGGGGATTATCGGGGCAGTAATCCTGAGCAAAAAGGAGAGGTAGAAGATATGCTTTCCAGCGTGCCACCCATCTGTTACTTGGTCGTGAGCGCCCTGATCTTTGCCATTGGGGCGGTGGGGGTCCTGATCAGGAGGAATGCCATCGTCATCTTTATGTGCATCGAGATGATGCTCAGCGCCGTCAACCTCAGCCTGATCACCGCCTCCCATTATCTGAACTCCCTGGATGGGGTCCTGATGGTCTTCTTTGTGATGACGGTGGCGGCGGCTGAGGCGGCCGTTGGTCTGGCCATCTTCGTACTTCTTTATCGGGGGCGGGGGACCATAAAGGTGGACGAGATAAACCTCTTGAAATGGTGAGACGGGCTTTGCCCGTCTCTCTGGGGGCCACAAGCCCCCAGACCCCCAATAAGGAGAATACCTTTTGGGGTTTCAGGGGGGCGCAACCCCCCTGAAGAGACGACCTGAAGGTCGTTAAGGAGCACCCTATGATCGAATATGTATGGTTGATACCTCTATTCCCTGCCATGGGATTTTTGTTCAACGGTCTGATAGGGAGGTGGTATAACCTTGACAAGAAGGTGGTCAGTTGGGTGGCGTGTTCTGTCCTGGGGCTATCTTTCCTCTTCTCCATCCTGGTCTTTTTCAGCCTCCTCAGGCTCCCCCCTGATGCCCGGGCTGCTGTGCCCGACAAGGTCCTCTTTGATTGGATAGTCTCCGGGGGGCTCAAGGCAGTAGTAGGTTATAAGATCGATCCCCTCTCCATCGTCATGGCCATGGTGGTCAGCGGGGTGAGCTTTTTCATCCATATCTACTCTGTGGGCTACATGCACGATGACACAGGGTTCACCAGGTATTTCGCCTTCCTCAACCTCTTTGTCTTTATGATGCTCACCCTGGTCCTGGCCAACAACTTCCTGCTGATGTTTGTCGGATGGGAGGGTGTAGGGCTTTGTTCTTATCTCCTGATCGGCTTTTGGTTTGAGAGGGATGCCCCCGCCAATGCGGGCAAGAAGGCCTTTGTGGTCAATAGGGTGGGGGACTTTGGTTTCTTGTTAGGGATGTTCATGATCTTCACCCATTTGGGTACTCTGGAGTTCAATCAGGTCTTTGCCAAGGCCCATATCCTCGATCCTGTCACCGTGACCCTGATTACCCTCCTGCTCTTCACAGGGGCCACCGGCAAATCTGCCCAGCTCCCCCTATATGTGTGGCTCCCCGATGCCATGGAGGGTCCCACACCTGTCAGCTCCCTGATCCATGCCGCCACCATGGTCACCTCGGGCGTCTACATGATAGCCCGCTGCCACGTCCTGTACAGCATGGCCCCTGTCTCCATGGCGGTGGTGGCCATCTTCGGCGCTGCCACAGCCATCTATGCCGCCTCCATGGGCCTTTTGCAGTTCGATATCAAGCGGGTGCTGGCCTATTCCACCATCAGCCAGCTCGGTTATATGTTTCTCGCCGTGGGGGTGGGGGCCTTTAGCGCGGGGATCTTTCACCTCATGACCCATGCCTTCTTTAAGGGGCTCCTCTTTTTGGGGGCAGGGAGTGTGATGCACGCCCTGAGCGGGGAATTGGATATGAGGAACATGGGGGGGTTGTGGAAGAAGACCCCCATCACCTTTTGGACCTTCTTGATGGCTACGTTGGCCATTGCGGGGATTCCCGGGTTTTCGGGGTTTTTCAGCAAGGACGAGATCCTCTGGCAGTCCTTCAGCAGCCCCCACGGTCATCTCTTTCTTTGGCTGGTGGGGGCCGTCGCAGCGGGGATGACCGCCTTCTATATGTTTCGGCTCACCTTTGTCACCTTTTTCGGGCAGTGCCGGGCCTCAGAAGAGGTAAAGAAGCACATCCATGAGTCCCCCCCCATTATGACCGTCCCCCTCATCATCCTGGCCATCCTCTCGGTGATTGGCGGTTATGTGGGGATACCCTATATCCTAGGGGGGAGGAACTACTTCCATGAGTTTCTCGCCCCTGTATTGGGGGGACACCCAGAGGGAGTTGGGCATGCCTCCTTCTCCTTGGTCAAGTTCGCCTATGCCGCTGGTGTGACGGAGGGGGGAGGCAGCATCAACTTGGAGCTCATCCTGATGGTCGCCTCTGTAATCATCGCTTTGATCGGGATCAGTATCGCCTTTTATCTTTATATCCTGAAGCCCGATGTCCCAAAGAGATTGGCCCAGAGATTTAAGACGTTATACACCATCATCTTCAATAAGTATTATGTGGATGAGATATATGGGGCCTGTTTTGTCAATAGCTCCAAGAATATAGGCAACTTCTTCTGGCGGGAGTTCGACGACGGGGTGGTAGATCGAACCGTGAATCTGGTTGCTGGGCTTATGCTCTGGTGGGGGAGGATCCTGCGCAAGATCCAGACAGGCCGTGTGCAGGGTTACGCCCTTGGTATGATCTTTGGTGCGGTGGCGGTCGTCATATTATTGATAAGGAGTCTTTTATGAGCCAATTGGGCTTTCCTATCTTGACAACGGTTACCTTTCTCCCCCTGGCGGGGGCAATACTGCTGTTGTTTATCCCCAATGACAGGGAGGAACTCCTCAAGAGGGTGGCCCTGATCATCTCGCTGGTTGAGTTCATCGTCTCCCTCTCCCTCTTTATCTCATTCGATGAGGGGGTGGCTGGGATGCAGTTTGTGGAAAGGGTCCCTTGGATCAAGGAGTGGGGGGTCACCTATTTTATGGGGATCGATGGGATCAGCCTATTTTTGATCCTGCTGACCACCTTCCTGACGGTCCTCTGTATCCTCAGCTCCTGGACGGCGGTACAGAAGAGGATAAAGGAATACATGATATCCTTCCTCTTCTTGGAGACCGGGATGATAGGGGCCTTTGTCGCCTTGGACCTCATCCTCTTTTATGTATTCTGGGAGGTCATGTTGATCCCCATGTACCTCATCATCGGGGTCTGGGGAGGACCAAGGAGGATTTACGCCGCCATCAAGTTCTTCCTTTATACCATGGCAGGGAGTGTATTGATGTTGGTGGCCATCATCGCCCTCTACTTCCTCCACGGGAAGGCCACAGGCGTGTATACCTTTGATCTCCTTAAGCTCTATCAGGTGGGCCTTCCCATTAAGGCCCAGTGCATAATGTTTTCGGCCTTTGCCCTGGCCTTTGCCATCAAGGTGCCCATGTTCCCCTTTCATACATGGTTGCCTGATGCCCATGTGGAGGCCCCCACCGCAGGCTCCGTGATCCTGGCAGGTGTCCTCCTGAAGCTGGGGACCTACGGGTTTATCCGCTTTGCCATCCCCCTCTTTCCCGCCGCTGCCTTCAAGGCGATCCCGATCATATCCATCTTGGCCCTCATCGGGATCATCTATGGGGCCCTGGTCTCCATGATGCAGGACGACCTCAAGAAGCTGGTGGCCTTTTCCAGTGTAAGCCATCTCGGCTTCGTCATGCTGGGGATGTTCGCCTTTAATGTGCAAGGGGTGCAGGGGAGCGTCTATCAGATGCTCAATCACGGGGTGAGCACGGGGGCCCTCTTTTTGATTGTAGGGATGATCTATGAAAGGAGGCATACCAGGCTGATCGCCGATTTCGGGGGGCTCTCCAGGGTGATGCCGATCTATGCCACCTTTTTTATGATTGTGACCCTCTCCTCCATCGCCCTCCCGGGGACCAATGGCTTTGTGGGTGAGTTCCTTATCCTCTTAGGGGCCTTTAAGACCAATCCCGTATATGGGGTCTTTGGTGCCACGGGTGTGATCTTGGGGGCGGCCTATATGCTCTGGATGTTTCAAAGGGTGATGTTCGGTGCAATCAAACACACGGAAAATCGAGGCCTCAAGGATCTCAACCTCAGGGAGATCGTGACCCTGGTACCCATCGTCATCATGATCTTCTGGATGGGGGTCTTCCCAAAGTTTTTCTTAAAGAAGATGGAGCTCTCGGTGCAACACTTCCTCTATGACGTCAAGGCAAGGTATGAGGCCACTGTAACGGCATCAGGGGAGGGGGGGTCATCCCTGATCAAGGAAACAGTAGGTTCGAAGGTTAAACTAGTGATCGTAAAGGAGTAAGAGGGAGATGGAGATCTTCAAGATCCAGTTTTCAGCAGCAGATCTAAAGGTGATCGCCCCGGAGTTGGTATTGATCATCTTCGCCCTGTTGATCTTGGGTTTGAGCGTCTTTGTTCGCGGTGAGAAGAGGGGCTTACTCGGTTATACCGCCCTGCTAGGGGTGGCCGCGGCCTTTCTCTCCCTGTTTTTGGGGATCGGCAAGGACTTAAGCGCCTTCAACGGCATGGTAAAGATCGATCCCTTCTCCTTCTTCTTCAAGGTCATGTTCTTGATCATCGCCTTTTTGACCGTCTTGGCCTCCCTGGAATACACCAGGAGGGAGGGGATAGATTTTGGTGAATATTATGTCCTGGTCTTGTTCGCCACCGCGGGGATGATGTTGATGGCCTCGGGGGTCAACCTCCTGATCATCTTTTTGGGGCTGGAGGTGATGTCCATCTCCATCTATGTCTTGGCCGGCATCATGCGGGAGGATACCAGATCGGTGGAGGCGGCCTTTAAGTACTTTTTATTGGGGGCCTTTGCCTCGGCCTTTCTCCTCTATGGTATCGCCCTTACCTATGCCTCCACAGGCACCCTCGATTTGGGCAGGATAGGCCATATCCTCACAGAGCGGGCTTGGGTCAGCAGCCTCCCCATTGTGATTATAGGGCTTGCCCTCCTGATCATAGGATTTGGCTTCAAGATCGCCTTGGTCCCCTTTCATATGTGGACCCCTGATGTATATGAGGGTGCTCCAACCTCCATCACTGCCTTTATGGCCACAGGGGTCAAGGCCGCAGGGTTCGCCGCCTTTGTAAGGGTCTTCTTTTACGCCCTGCCCAACCTGCAGGCCTACTGGACGGAGATTATGTGGCTTTTGGCGGTGGCCACTATGATAGTGGGGAACATCATCGCCCTTTCCCAAACCAATATCAAGAGGATGCTCGCCTACTCCAGTATCGCCCATGCAGGCTACATCATGGTGGCCTTTGTGGCTGGAAACGAGCTGGGCAAATCGAGCATCCTCTTTTACCTCCTGGCCTATATCTTTATGAACATAGGGGCCTTTACGGTAATAATCCTGCTGGGGAAGAAGGGGGAGGAGAACACCCTTATAACAGATTATGCGGGGATCGGCTTTAAACATCCCCTGTTGGCAGCCTCTATGTCCATCTTCATGCTCTCGTTGGCAGGGGTACCCCCCATGGCCGGTTTTATGGCCAAATTCTATGTGTTCAGCGCCGCAGTGAAGGCCAAATACTATTGGCTGGCAGTCATCGGGGTCTTAAATAGCGCTGTCGCTGCCTATTACTACCTCAGAGTGCTGATATATATGTACTTCCGAGAGCCGGAGAAGGACGTGGCGATAGAGGCCTTTTCACCAGCTGCTGTCTTAGCCGTAATTATATCGGTATGGGGTGTGTTGCAGATCGGGATCTTACCCTCTACCTTTCTGGCCCTGGCCCAACGGTCCATCCAGTTCTTATTATGAAAGGATGTCCAGTACTCCTGTATTTATCCTGAGAATAGCTCCATCCTCAACATCATTCCGTTTTCTCCCCGTTGACAGACTTGAGATATTTGGGGTAGTCTAATCTCATGCAACTTTGGGAGGTCAAGGGGATCTTAGAGGCAGAGCTTCTTTGGGAGCCTGTTGATCTCCAGCTAGAGATCGAGATGGTGGAGGCCGCTGATCTGATGAGTGATGTCCTGACCCAAAGCCTTGGTGGGGAACTGTTGATTACGGGTTTGATCAACTCCCAGGTGATCTGGACGGCGGAGATGGCAGACATCAAGGCCATCGCCTTTGTCCATGGAAAGAGTCCTGACCGTGAGACTATAGAATTGGCCAAGAACAAAGGCATTCCTTTATTGGCCACAAAACTCTTTATGTATGAGGCATGCGCCAGGCTGGCGATGCGGGGATTGACTGGTAGCTCAGGGACCATCTGGTGAGTATGCATCGATGCAAGAGCGTGTGCTGGAGCGGGATTATGAGATCGAGGGGAGGGACTTCAGGAATGCGGGGAAGGTCTCGAGCAAGGTCAAGGGGATCTTGAAGGAACTGGGTTTCGATCCGAACTTTATAAGAAGGGTGGCCATTGCCTCCTATGAGGCGGAGATGAATGTAGTTTGTCATGCGGAGAAAGGGACTCTATACTTTACCATCAGCCCTGAAAAGCTGAAGATTGTGGTGGAGGACAAAGGACCTGGCATAGAGGATATCGAGCTGGCGATGCAGGAGGGTTATTCCACCGCCTCCCCGGAGATCAGGGAGATGGGCTTTGGGGCGGGGATGGGGCTCTCCAACATCAAGAAGAACGTAGATGCGTTGAACATTGTTTCTACAGCGGGAGAGGGGACCATAGTGGAGATGATCACTAAATCCCCTACATCCGATAAAGGATTAGAATGAAAAAATCTTATGGGATCATCACCATCGATGAGGACAAATGTCAGGGCTGCGTAAATTGTATGATGTCCTGCCGTACCGAGGCCATCAGGATCTATGAGGGCAAGGCCAGGATCCTCACCAATAAGTGCATCTACTGCGGAAAGTGTTTTCGTGATTGCCCTGAAAATGCCATCACCGCCAGTACCCACGGCCTGGAAGACCTTAAGCGTTATAAATATACCATCGTCATTCCTACTTCCTCACTATATGCCCAGTTCCCTGGAGAGGGAGTGCCTAACAAGGTCCTCTGCGCCCTAAAGGCCCTCGGTTTTGACGATGTCTGTGAGGAGGCGGTGGGGGCGGAGATAGCGAGTATAGCTACCCAAGAATATCTCAAGGAATATCGTGGTCCTTACCCCATCATCTCCTCCTACTGCCCAGCCATCATCAGGTTGATCCAGATACAGTTTCCCAATTTCGTCGACAATATTAACCCCATTGAGCTCCCCGCAGAGATTACGGCCAAATATGCAAGGGAGGAAAAGGTGAAGGAGCTGGGGTTGAGGGAGGAGGAGATAGGGATCTTTTATATTGCACCTTGTCCGGCAAAGATAGTGGCCATTGCCAAAACGGAAACAAAGGAGAGGTCTTATATAAATGGGACCATATCCATCTCCGCCATCTACGGACAATTGTTGGCAGTCCTAAGGGAGGTGAGGGAAGAGGAGGATCTCCAGAAGGCCACCGGGGTAGGGATAGGATGGGCGATGAAAGGAGGGGAGATCAGGGAGCTGGAGCGCCAAAGGTGCCTGCGGGATGACAAGGAGAGCATTGTGGTGGACGGGATCAAGAACGTGATA harbors:
- the nuoI gene encoding NADH-quinone oxidoreductase subunit NuoI, giving the protein MIIPLLKGLRLTLKRFFSRPVTIQYPEHKREVAPRWRGIHYFERNEKGDTRCVACGLCVTVCPSNAIRLVAVELEGGERYPEVYEINAIRCIYCGLCAEACPVNAIKLGRNYEFVDYQREDFILDKGRLLASAPKEV
- a CDS encoding NADH-quinone oxidoreductase subunit J — its product is MGTFFYWIAFILTALIAIFAAVMVITRRNPIHSAMFLVLNFLCIAVLYLLLNSQFIAIAQVLIYAGAIMMLVIFVIMLLSVEEEERTYKIRLSPATVIGMVLVIILFAQLIYGIALKVLPGESGEFTPERIAQLGEVKAVGGLLFTRFLFPFEVASILLLVGIIGAVILSKKER
- the nuoK gene encoding NADH-quinone oxidoreductase subunit NuoK, with protein sequence MLSSVPPICYLVVSALIFAIGAVGVLIRRNAIVIFMCIEMMLSAVNLSLITASHYLNSLDGVLMVFFVMTVAAAEAAVGLAIFVLLYRGRGTIKVDEINLLKW
- the nuoL gene encoding NADH-quinone oxidoreductase subunit L, producing the protein MIEYVWLIPLFPAMGFLFNGLIGRWYNLDKKVVSWVACSVLGLSFLFSILVFFSLLRLPPDARAAVPDKVLFDWIVSGGLKAVVGYKIDPLSIVMAMVVSGVSFFIHIYSVGYMHDDTGFTRYFAFLNLFVFMMLTLVLANNFLLMFVGWEGVGLCSYLLIGFWFERDAPANAGKKAFVVNRVGDFGFLLGMFMIFTHLGTLEFNQVFAKAHILDPVTVTLITLLLFTGATGKSAQLPLYVWLPDAMEGPTPVSSLIHAATMVTSGVYMIARCHVLYSMAPVSMAVVAIFGAATAIYAASMGLLQFDIKRVLAYSTISQLGYMFLAVGVGAFSAGIFHLMTHAFFKGLLFLGAGSVMHALSGELDMRNMGGLWKKTPITFWTFLMATLAIAGIPGFSGFFSKDEILWQSFSSPHGHLFLWLVGAVAAGMTAFYMFRLTFVTFFGQCRASEEVKKHIHESPPIMTVPLIILAILSVIGGYVGIPYILGGRNYFHEFLAPVLGGHPEGVGHASFSLVKFAYAAGVTEGGGSINLELILMVASVIIALIGISIAFYLYILKPDVPKRLAQRFKTLYTIIFNKYYVDEIYGACFVNSSKNIGNFFWREFDDGVVDRTVNLVAGLMLWWGRILRKIQTGRVQGYALGMIFGAVAVVILLIRSLL
- a CDS encoding NADH-quinone oxidoreductase subunit M, with translation MSQLGFPILTTVTFLPLAGAILLLFIPNDREELLKRVALIISLVEFIVSLSLFISFDEGVAGMQFVERVPWIKEWGVTYFMGIDGISLFLILLTTFLTVLCILSSWTAVQKRIKEYMISFLFLETGMIGAFVALDLILFYVFWEVMLIPMYLIIGVWGGPRRIYAAIKFFLYTMAGSVLMLVAIIALYFLHGKATGVYTFDLLKLYQVGLPIKAQCIMFSAFALAFAIKVPMFPFHTWLPDAHVEAPTAGSVILAGVLLKLGTYGFIRFAIPLFPAAAFKAIPIISILALIGIIYGALVSMMQDDLKKLVAFSSVSHLGFVMLGMFAFNVQGVQGSVYQMLNHGVSTGALFLIVGMIYERRHTRLIADFGGLSRVMPIYATFFMIVTLSSIALPGTNGFVGEFLILLGAFKTNPVYGVFGATGVILGAAYMLWMFQRVMFGAIKHTENRGLKDLNLREIVTLVPIVIMIFWMGVFPKFFLKKMELSVQHFLYDVKARYEATVTASGEGGSSLIKETVGSKVKLVIVKE
- a CDS encoding NADH-quinone oxidoreductase subunit N is translated as MEIFKIQFSAADLKVIAPELVLIIFALLILGLSVFVRGEKRGLLGYTALLGVAAAFLSLFLGIGKDLSAFNGMVKIDPFSFFFKVMFLIIAFLTVLASLEYTRREGIDFGEYYVLVLFATAGMMLMASGVNLLIIFLGLEVMSISIYVLAGIMREDTRSVEAAFKYFLLGAFASAFLLYGIALTYASTGTLDLGRIGHILTERAWVSSLPIVIIGLALLIIGFGFKIALVPFHMWTPDVYEGAPTSITAFMATGVKAAGFAAFVRVFFYALPNLQAYWTEIMWLLAVATMIVGNIIALSQTNIKRMLAYSSIAHAGYIMVAFVAGNELGKSSILFYLLAYIFMNIGAFTVIILLGKKGEENTLITDYAGIGFKHPLLAASMSIFMLSLAGVPPMAGFMAKFYVFSAAVKAKYYWLAVIGVLNSAVAAYYYLRVLIYMYFREPEKDVAIEAFSPAAVLAVIISVWGVLQIGILPSTFLALAQRSIQFLL
- a CDS encoding anti-sigma regulatory factor, encoding MERDYEIEGRDFRNAGKVSSKVKGILKELGFDPNFIRRVAIASYEAEMNVVCHAEKGTLYFTISPEKLKIVVEDKGPGIEDIELAMQEGYSTASPEIREMGFGAGMGLSNIKKNVDALNIVSTAGEGTIVEMITKSPTSDKGLE
- a CDS encoding 4Fe-4S binding protein; the encoded protein is MKKSYGIITIDEDKCQGCVNCMMSCRTEAIRIYEGKARILTNKCIYCGKCFRDCPENAITASTHGLEDLKRYKYTIVIPTSSLYAQFPGEGVPNKVLCALKALGFDDVCEEAVGAEIASIATQEYLKEYRGPYPIISSYCPAIIRLIQIQFPNFVDNINPIELPAEITAKYAREEKVKELGLREEEIGIFYIAPCPAKIVAIAKTETKERSYINGTISISAIYGQLLAVLREVREEEDLQKATGVGIGWAMKGGEIRELERQRCLRDDKESIVVDGIKNVIKVLDGIENGKLRNIEFIEARSCPEGCIGGALTVADRYVARGRIRKLMLGNEKESEIKREEVVRRFREGYYFFEKRLKPKPFASRLDPDPIKAVEKMKLRDEIHSSLPGLDCGACGAPNCRALADDVVQGRAEVTDCIFKWRERAKDLAEEVMEWAGKKPHSIPKR